In a genomic window of Gammaproteobacteria bacterium:
- a CDS encoding FAD-dependent monooxygenase, producing the protein MGFNTDVVIVGSGPTGLMLACQLQRFGINFRIIDKQIDRAKESRAFGIQAKSMEIFQNLGLAEEFLKHAQAGQKAEFYFNGQFKFAINFSDIDVQATPFPAIYFLPQSETEQILIDYLQARQITVERQFELITFTQDSDGVTAIVKNNRTGEDETIVCRYIVGCDGAHSTVRSLLEIPFVGASYLQNFILADVEVNWKLPIESFSVFLAKEGNLLCIPLKHNLRRIMITGMGGDSLDDKPPTLQEIEHFMNKVAATPVKLDNPVWITRFHLHHRAVYKCRLNRAFLAGDAAHIHTPVGAQGMNTGLQDASNLAWKIALVLKYHTPTTLLKSYQAERHPVGQVLVHTTDRIFGWITSKNSIITTFRQYLIPIVMRLVLKSKQVRRFMFNFISELSIHYEPNAFIVEKTERADKKFLKIKAGYRAPDAPTENSSLFELFRQKPFNILLFNVSDETENFSKVLALIAKYSQLIAVHQFTDSHKLEVLFDRYGISQTGIYFVRPDGYIGFRAFGNKLSLLLKYLKLYGFSV; encoded by the coding sequence TAATACGGATGTTGTCATTGTTGGTAGTGGTCCTACCGGATTAATGCTGGCCTGTCAGCTGCAGCGCTTTGGCATTAATTTTCGCATCATTGATAAGCAAATTGATCGCGCTAAAGAATCCAGAGCTTTTGGCATTCAAGCAAAATCAATGGAAATTTTTCAAAATTTAGGTTTAGCCGAGGAATTTTTAAAGCACGCTCAAGCAGGTCAAAAAGCTGAGTTTTATTTTAACGGTCAATTCAAATTTGCGATTAATTTTTCCGATATTGATGTGCAAGCGACGCCGTTTCCCGCCATTTATTTTCTCCCACAATCCGAAACAGAACAAATTTTAATTGACTATTTGCAGGCGCGACAAATAACAGTTGAGCGGCAATTTGAATTAATAACATTTACCCAAGATAGTGATGGGGTAACAGCAATAGTGAAAAATAATAGGACTGGGGAAGATGAAACCATAGTCTGTCGTTATATAGTTGGTTGTGATGGTGCGCATAGCACAGTGCGAAGCCTATTGGAAATTCCTTTTGTTGGCGCATCATATTTACAAAATTTTATTTTAGCGGACGTTGAGGTTAATTGGAAATTACCTATAGAGAGTTTTAGTGTTTTTCTTGCGAAAGAAGGTAACTTGCTGTGTATTCCATTAAAGCATAATTTGCGTCGTATCATGATTACCGGTATGGGTGGCGATTCCCTGGATGATAAACCACCTACATTGCAAGAAATTGAACATTTCATGAATAAGGTGGCTGCAACACCAGTTAAACTCGATAATCCAGTATGGATAACGCGCTTTCATTTGCATCATCGAGCGGTATACAAATGTCGCTTAAATAGAGCCTTCCTTGCTGGAGATGCAGCGCATATTCACACGCCTGTCGGTGCACAAGGCATGAATACGGGTTTGCAGGATGCAAGTAATTTGGCTTGGAAAATTGCCTTAGTGCTAAAATACCACACCCCCACAACACTTCTTAAAAGCTACCAGGCTGAACGCCATCCAGTAGGACAAGTCTTGGTGCATACCACAGACAGGATTTTCGGCTGGATTACATCAAAAAATTCCATCATCACCACTTTCAGACAATACTTAATTCCTATTGTGATGCGCTTAGTTTTAAAGTCTAAACAGGTTAGGCGTTTTATGTTTAACTTTATATCTGAATTAAGCATTCATTATGAACCTAATGCTTTTATAGTGGAAAAAACTGAAAGAGCTGATAAGAAATTTTTAAAAATAAAAGCGGGCTATCGTGCGCCAGATGCACCCACAGAAAATTCCAGTTTGTTTGAACTTTTCAGACAAAAACCATTTAACATTTTACTTTTTAATGTGAGCGATGAAACTGAAAATTTTAGTAAAGTTCTGGCATTAATAGCTAAATATTCTCAATTAATCGCCGTGCATCAATTTACTGATTCACATAAATTAGAAGTGCTTTTTGATCGCTATGGTATTTCTCAAACCGGAATTTATTTCGTCAGGCCAGATGGCTATATTGGCTTTAGAGCTTTTGGTAACAAATTAAGTTTACTATTGAAATATTTGAAACTATATGGTTTTAGTGTTTGA